Proteins co-encoded in one Actinopolymorpha sp. NPDC004070 genomic window:
- a CDS encoding sulfatase has product MTAAEGTPPEGARRPPNIVVIALDTQRADHLGCYGYARDTSPNIDAFASQGVVFERCIAPNIPTHPSFTTLFSGKEAITHDIVNIGGGVPVADGVRLLPEILRDNGYATAAVDNMGRHFTRGYERYEQYQWDRSDPTVLRKAETVTNLALPVLEDLVADERPFFCFLHYWDPHTPYLPPPGYEDLYTDSGRDPYDPDNHSMDEAWSWEPFKWYFHDWMPGVTDAQHVIDLYDGEIRYMDEHLARVFEALERVREDTIVVITADHGEVLNEQLGYFDHHGLYEGNVHIPLIISWPGTLPAGKRIPGLVQNLDVAQTLLDAAGIPQREHMEGLSLFPVLSGVRDGNYDTVYLSEATWEVKRGLRTDRWKFIRAIEPDPHGRPMVELYDLQADPGEQNNLAESEPAVVKELSDRLDAWLSRRLAETGKTRDPVAEQGACASAIGQPKPEEVVGAGATPLRERVGSAGGAANIPDPSELNAGR; this is encoded by the coding sequence ATGACGGCCGCGGAGGGCACCCCGCCCGAAGGAGCGCGCAGGCCGCCGAACATCGTCGTGATCGCGCTGGACACCCAGCGCGCGGACCACCTCGGCTGCTACGGCTACGCCCGCGACACCAGCCCGAACATCGACGCGTTCGCCTCCCAGGGCGTGGTGTTCGAACGCTGCATCGCGCCCAACATCCCGACCCACCCGAGCTTCACCACGCTGTTCTCCGGCAAGGAGGCGATCACCCACGACATCGTCAACATCGGCGGTGGCGTGCCGGTCGCCGACGGCGTACGCCTGCTGCCGGAGATCCTGCGGGACAACGGCTACGCCACGGCCGCGGTGGACAACATGGGCCGGCACTTCACCCGCGGCTACGAACGCTACGAGCAGTACCAGTGGGACCGCTCGGACCCGACGGTGCTGCGCAAGGCCGAGACGGTGACGAACCTCGCGCTGCCGGTGCTGGAGGACCTAGTCGCGGACGAGCGGCCGTTCTTCTGCTTCCTGCACTACTGGGACCCGCACACGCCCTACCTCCCGCCGCCCGGTTACGAGGACCTCTACACCGACAGCGGCCGGGACCCGTACGACCCGGACAACCACAGCATGGACGAGGCGTGGAGCTGGGAGCCGTTCAAGTGGTACTTCCACGACTGGATGCCCGGTGTCACCGACGCCCAGCACGTGATCGATCTCTACGACGGCGAGATCCGCTACATGGACGAGCACCTCGCCCGGGTCTTCGAGGCGCTCGAGCGCGTCCGCGAGGACACCATCGTGGTGATCACCGCCGACCACGGTGAGGTGCTCAACGAGCAGCTCGGCTACTTCGACCACCACGGGCTGTACGAGGGCAACGTCCACATCCCGCTGATCATCTCCTGGCCGGGAACGCTACCCGCGGGCAAACGGATACCCGGCCTGGTGCAGAACCTCGACGTCGCGCAGACGCTGCTCGACGCCGCGGGCATCCCGCAGCGGGAGCACATGGAGGGCCTCAGCCTGTTCCCCGTGCTGTCCGGCGTACGCGACGGCAACTACGACACGGTGTACCTGTCCGAGGCGACCTGGGAAGTCAAGCGGGGCTTGCGTACCGACCGGTGGAAGTTCATCCGGGCGATCGAGCCGGACCCGCACGGCCGGCCGATGGTCGAGTTGTACGACCTGCAGGCCGACCCCGGTGAGCAGAACAACCTCGCCGAGAGCGAACCCGCCGTGGTGAAGGAGCTGTCGGACCGACTGGACGCGTGGCTGTCCCGGCGGCTGGCCGAGACCGGGAAGACCCGGGACCCGGTGGCCGAGCAGGGTGCCTGCGCGTCGGCGATCGGTCAGCCGAAGCCGGAGGAGGTGGTCGGCGCCGGCGCGACGCCGTTGCGCGAACGCGTCGGCTCCGCGGGCGGCGCGGCGAACATCCCCGACCCGAGCGAACTCAACGCCGGCCGCTGA
- a CDS encoding Gfo/Idh/MocA family oxidoreductase: MLRVAVVGLGNIGKTHSRYYSENPDAELVALCDIDAGRVDPVAKTYGVPAYHDLGEMLAAERPDAVSIATAGPENGGHHYEPTMQAIEAGVHVLVEKPISNNIEHAREMVRAAKERGVLMGVNLNHRFTPAAERAKKLQEDGTLGEVLFLNMALWINNPNESSPWFHLRALHPHSIDVMRYFGGPISKVQAFCHKGPGRQIWSNASVNVQFASGAVGHLTGSYDASGLHPIERCEVGGSAGRMVIENVYQKLEFFPRTSPEKLVVENSIMGGMGNFNETFRNRINAFVSQVAAGGPLDASGEDGLAAQEVIEAAIRSFENGTIEEVNG; this comes from the coding sequence ATGTTGCGTGTCGCAGTCGTCGGCCTGGGCAACATCGGCAAGACGCACTCCCGCTACTACTCGGAGAACCCCGACGCCGAGCTGGTCGCCCTGTGCGACATCGACGCCGGCCGGGTCGACCCGGTGGCCAAGACGTACGGCGTACCGGCATATCACGACCTCGGTGAGATGCTCGCCGCCGAACGCCCGGACGCGGTGAGCATCGCCACCGCCGGACCGGAGAACGGCGGCCACCATTACGAGCCGACGATGCAGGCGATCGAGGCCGGTGTGCACGTGCTGGTGGAGAAGCCGATCTCCAACAACATCGAGCACGCCCGGGAGATGGTACGGGCGGCGAAGGAGCGTGGCGTCCTCATGGGCGTCAACCTCAACCACCGGTTCACCCCGGCGGCAGAGCGCGCCAAGAAGCTGCAGGAGGACGGCACGCTCGGCGAGGTGCTGTTCCTGAACATGGCACTGTGGATCAACAACCCGAACGAGAGCTCGCCGTGGTTCCACCTGCGGGCACTGCACCCGCACTCGATCGACGTGATGCGCTACTTCGGCGGGCCGATCTCGAAGGTGCAGGCGTTCTGCCACAAGGGCCCGGGCCGCCAGATCTGGTCCAACGCCTCGGTCAACGTGCAGTTCGCCAGCGGCGCGGTCGGTCACCTCACCGGCAGCTACGACGCCAGCGGTCTGCACCCGATCGAGCGGTGCGAGGTCGGCGGCAGCGCCGGCCGGATGGTGATCGAGAACGTCTACCAGAAGCTGGAGTTCTTCCCGCGTACGTCGCCGGAGAAGCTGGTGGTGGAGAACTCCATCATGGGCGGGATGGGCAACTTCAACGAGACGTTCCGCAACCGGATCAACGCGTTCGTCTCGCAGGTCGCAGCCGGTGGTCCGCTGGACGCCTCCGGTGAGGACGGCCTGGCCGCGCAGGAGGTCATCGAGGCGGCGATCCGGTCGTTCGAGAACGGCACCATCGAGGAGGTGAACGGATGA